One segment of Microbacterium arborescens DNA contains the following:
- a CDS encoding DMT family transporter: protein MLSVIAVLVAAVLFGTTGTAQALGPGDTTPLGVGAARLIVGGTALAVVGLAIGARRQRTRLARDGIRPAGGPRAVALMIVTGLCLALYQPLFFLGTARNGVAVGTVIALGSAPVLAGLLEWALTRRRPTTSWMTATALATAGVALLAIAGGGSAGADGLGVMGSVGAGASFAVIANAQRRLISGGWDAFTVSGAMGAGAAVCGAAMVPFTDMGWLTDPRGWTMTLWLGIATVALAYALFTWGLGGLSAATAATLTLAEPLTASLLGVLMLGERLAPLALVGLAVLAAGLVLLAVTSRSRRNPAPTPLEA from the coding sequence GTGCTGTCTGTGATCGCCGTCCTCGTCGCGGCGGTGCTGTTCGGCACCACCGGCACCGCGCAGGCACTCGGGCCCGGGGACACGACGCCGCTGGGCGTCGGAGCCGCTCGTCTCATCGTCGGAGGAACGGCCCTCGCGGTCGTCGGCCTGGCGATCGGAGCGCGCCGACAGCGCACGCGCCTCGCGCGTGACGGCATCCGCCCGGCCGGCGGTCCGCGGGCCGTCGCGCTGATGATCGTGACCGGGCTGTGCCTCGCGCTGTATCAACCGCTGTTCTTCCTCGGCACGGCCCGCAACGGTGTCGCCGTGGGAACGGTGATCGCTCTCGGCTCCGCACCCGTGCTCGCCGGCCTGCTGGAGTGGGCGCTCACCCGGCGACGGCCGACCACGTCGTGGATGACTGCGACGGCGCTGGCCACCGCAGGAGTGGCGCTGCTCGCCATCGCGGGAGGCGGCTCGGCAGGAGCCGACGGCCTCGGCGTGATGGGGTCGGTCGGGGCGGGCGCGTCGTTCGCCGTGATCGCGAACGCCCAACGGCGGTTGATCTCCGGAGGCTGGGACGCGTTCACCGTCTCGGGCGCGATGGGCGCCGGAGCGGCGGTCTGCGGCGCCGCGATGGTTCCCTTCACCGACATGGGCTGGCTGACCGACCCGCGGGGCTGGACGATGACCCTCTGGCTCGGCATCGCGACGGTCGCGCTCGCGTACGCCCTGTTCACGTGGGGACTGGGCGGCTTGAGTGCGGCGACCGCCGCCACCCTCACCCTCGCCGAGCCGCTGACCGCGAGCCTGCTGGGCGTGCTCATGCTTGGCGAACGCCTCGCCCCGTTGGCGCTGGTGGGGCTTGCGGTACTGGCCGCCGGGCTGGTGCTGCTCGCCGTCACCTCGCGGTCTCGCCGAAACCCCGCCCCTACGCCTCTGGAGGCCTGA
- a CDS encoding GNAT family N-acetyltransferase, which yields MTHSLTIVRDDLTGEATRGLIAAHLAGMLANTPVESVHALDLGELQHPSVQVYSAWIGDEIAAVGAFKTFDSDRAELKSMRVADAFLGRGLGRAMLRHLEREARQAGVRSLWLETGAGPDFVAARALYESAGFSYCPPFGDYSPDPLSVFMTRDLAPSPGPAAP from the coding sequence ATGACGCATTCCCTCACGATCGTGCGCGACGACCTGACCGGCGAGGCGACACGGGGTCTCATCGCCGCGCACCTGGCCGGGATGCTCGCCAACACGCCCGTCGAGAGCGTGCACGCACTCGACCTCGGAGAGCTGCAGCATCCGTCGGTCCAGGTGTACTCGGCCTGGATCGGCGATGAGATCGCCGCCGTCGGCGCGTTCAAGACCTTCGACTCCGATCGTGCCGAGCTCAAGTCGATGCGGGTCGCCGATGCGTTCCTGGGGCGCGGGCTGGGGCGCGCGATGCTCCGGCATCTCGAGCGCGAGGCGCGGCAAGCCGGCGTCCGATCGCTCTGGCTCGAGACCGGGGCGGGCCCCGATTTCGTCGCCGCACGGGCCCTGTACGAGAGCGCAGGGTTCTCGTACTGCCCGCCTTTCGGCGACTACTCCCCCGACCCGCTGTCGGTCTTCATGACGCGCGACCTCGCCCCCTCGCCCGGCCCCGCTGCGCCCTGA
- the ispD gene encoding 2-C-methyl-D-erythritol 4-phosphate cytidylyltransferase — MGIIPVPRVAVIVVAAGSGTRLAAGAPKAFVGIDEHSILRHALEGVVAAPTAQVVIVAPHGREGDAQTEAEAVFGERADLVSVVVGGQTRQQSVAAGLDALWADVEVVLVHDAARALTPPEVFERVIAEVERTGAGVVPVRPVVDTLKRVTGRVVDEAVDRAPLVAAQTPQGFPRALLEAVYAGATEEHTDDAALFAAAGHPVQTVAGDDVSFKITTPADLDRARHLLGPAANAASVLPLVGIGTDVHAFGGDGALRLAGLEWPGEPGLRGHSDGDAVAHAIVDAVLAAAGLGDIGTHFGVDRPEYAGASGVVFLRRVRELVAEAGFAIGNVSVQVQANRPRFASRRAEAEAVLTAALGAPVSVAATTTDGLGFTGAGEGVSATAVALVHRIR, encoded by the coding sequence GTGGGCATCATCCCCGTTCCGCGCGTCGCGGTCATCGTGGTCGCCGCCGGCTCCGGAACGCGACTCGCTGCCGGAGCGCCGAAGGCGTTCGTCGGCATCGACGAGCACTCGATCCTGAGGCACGCTCTCGAGGGGGTGGTCGCCGCGCCGACTGCCCAGGTCGTGATCGTCGCGCCGCACGGGCGTGAGGGCGACGCGCAGACCGAAGCCGAGGCGGTTTTCGGCGAACGCGCCGACCTCGTCTCAGTCGTCGTCGGTGGTCAGACACGTCAGCAGTCGGTCGCCGCGGGGCTGGACGCGCTGTGGGCCGACGTCGAGGTCGTGCTCGTCCACGACGCTGCTCGTGCCCTGACCCCGCCGGAGGTCTTCGAACGGGTGATCGCCGAGGTCGAGAGGACCGGTGCCGGCGTAGTGCCCGTCCGCCCCGTCGTCGACACGCTCAAACGCGTGACCGGCCGGGTGGTCGATGAAGCCGTCGATCGCGCCCCGCTCGTCGCGGCACAGACGCCGCAGGGCTTTCCGCGTGCGCTCCTCGAAGCGGTGTACGCCGGGGCGACCGAGGAACACACCGACGACGCTGCGCTGTTCGCAGCCGCCGGTCACCCAGTGCAGACCGTGGCCGGTGATGACGTGTCGTTCAAGATCACCACGCCGGCCGACCTCGACCGGGCGCGTCATCTTCTCGGGCCCGCCGCGAACGCGGCATCCGTGCTGCCGCTCGTCGGCATCGGCACCGACGTCCACGCGTTCGGCGGAGACGGAGCGCTGCGTCTGGCGGGATTGGAATGGCCCGGCGAACCGGGCCTGCGTGGGCACTCCGACGGCGACGCCGTCGCTCATGCCATCGTCGACGCGGTGCTGGCCGCCGCAGGTCTCGGAGACATCGGCACGCATTTCGGGGTCGATCGTCCCGAATACGCGGGTGCCTCGGGGGTCGTGTTCCTCCGTCGCGTGCGCGAGCTCGTCGCCGAGGCCGGCTTCGCGATCGGAAACGTCTCGGTGCAGGTGCAGGCCAATCGGCCGCGGTTCGCCTCGCGCCGTGCCGAGGCCGAGGCGGTCCTGACAGCGGCACTCGGGGCGCCGGTCTCCGTCGCCGCGACGACGACTGACGGCCTCGGGTTCACCGGCGCCGGCGAAGGCGTCTCGGCCACCGCGGTCGCGCTCGTGCACCGCATCCGCTGA
- a CDS encoding CarD family transcriptional regulator: MLFEVGETVVYPHHGAATIIEVKDRIIKGETKKYLKLNVTQGDLIIEVPADNVDLVGVRDVIGKDGLERVFDVLRAPFTEEPTNWSRRYKANLEKLASGDVIKVSEVVRDLWRRDQDRGLSAGEKRMLAKARQILVSEIALALKADEEHASGVLDEVLAS; encoded by the coding sequence ATGCTTTTTGAGGTTGGCGAAACCGTCGTCTACCCCCACCACGGGGCAGCCACGATCATCGAGGTCAAGGACCGGATCATCAAGGGCGAGACGAAGAAATACCTGAAGCTCAACGTCACCCAGGGAGACCTCATCATCGAGGTCCCGGCTGACAACGTCGATCTGGTCGGCGTTCGCGACGTCATCGGCAAGGACGGGCTCGAGCGTGTGTTCGACGTCCTGCGTGCTCCTTTCACCGAAGAGCCGACCAACTGGTCGCGCCGGTACAAGGCCAACCTCGAGAAGCTCGCCTCGGGCGATGTCATCAAGGTGAGCGAGGTCGTCCGCGACCTGTGGCGTCGCGACCAGGATCGTGGTCTGTCCGCAGGTGAGAAGCGCATGCTCGCGAAGGCGCGTCAGATCCTCGTGTCAGAGATCGCGCTCGCGCTCAAGGCCGACGAGGAGCACGCTTCGGGCGTCCTCGACGAGGTCCTCGCTTCCTGA
- a CDS encoding DNA modification methylase encodes MKLRIVASIAVGAALTLGATGCSMISPQATTIDFSASDGVNIPPSGPLDVRNAMVIADESGTSGNFLAAIVNPTDDDHTLIFGFGGVTTTLEVPARDSISLGVDGNEPILLDGIDTQPGATLPMAFQSGDAEGVLIDVPVLDGTLPYYTEYVPREAPTPSATPTPSATPTP; translated from the coding sequence GTGAAACTGCGAATCGTCGCCTCGATTGCCGTGGGCGCCGCCCTGACCCTGGGAGCCACCGGCTGCAGCATGATCTCGCCGCAGGCGACGACCATCGACTTCTCCGCCTCCGACGGCGTGAACATCCCGCCGTCGGGCCCGCTCGACGTGCGCAACGCGATGGTCATCGCCGACGAGTCCGGCACCTCGGGCAACTTCCTCGCCGCCATCGTCAACCCCACCGATGACGACCACACACTCATCTTCGGGTTCGGCGGCGTCACCACGACCCTCGAGGTTCCGGCCCGCGACAGCATCAGCCTCGGTGTCGACGGCAACGAGCCGATCCTGCTCGACGGCATCGACACCCAGCCCGGCGCGACGCTGCCGATGGCGTTCCAGTCGGGCGACGCCGAGGGCGTTCTCATCGACGTCCCGGTCCTCGACGGCACGCTCCCGTACTACACCGAGTACGTCCCGCGCGAGGCGCCGACCCCGTCGGCCACTCCCACGCCGTCGGCCACGCCGACCCCGTGA
- a CDS encoding response regulator transcription factor encodes MTRVLLVEDEPDLADPLAYLLRREGFEVEIAEDGPAALEAFQSRGADIVLLDLMLPGMPGTEVCRIIRTTSKTPIIMLTAKDSEVDIVVGLELGADDYVTKPYSSRELLARMRAVLRRAATADVDVDERVLVGGRVTIDLDRHTVAVDGGEINMPLKEFELLEVLMRNAGRVMTRGQLIDRVWGSDYFGDTKTLDVHIKRIRSRIETDPGRPSMLLTVRGLGYRFEG; translated from the coding sequence ATGACCCGTGTCCTGCTCGTGGAGGATGAGCCCGACCTCGCTGACCCCCTGGCGTATCTGCTGCGGCGGGAGGGTTTCGAGGTAGAGATCGCCGAGGACGGGCCCGCCGCGCTCGAGGCGTTCCAGTCGCGCGGAGCCGACATCGTGCTGCTCGACCTCATGCTGCCCGGGATGCCGGGAACCGAGGTCTGCCGCATCATCCGGACCACCTCGAAGACGCCCATCATCATGCTCACCGCCAAGGACTCCGAGGTGGACATCGTGGTGGGGCTCGAGCTCGGTGCCGACGACTACGTCACGAAGCCCTACTCGTCGCGCGAGCTGCTCGCACGGATGCGCGCTGTGCTGCGCCGGGCCGCGACAGCCGATGTCGACGTGGATGAGCGTGTCCTCGTGGGCGGCCGGGTCACGATCGACCTCGACCGCCACACGGTGGCCGTCGACGGCGGCGAGATCAATATGCCGTTGAAGGAGTTCGAGCTGCTCGAGGTGCTCATGCGCAACGCGGGCCGTGTGATGACCCGTGGCCAGCTGATCGACCGCGTGTGGGGGAGCGACTACTTCGGCGACACGAAGACGCTCGACGTGCACATCAAGCGCATCCGCTCGCGCATCGAGACCGATCCGGGGCGACCGTCGATGCTGCTCACCGTACGGGGACTCGGCTACCGCTTCGAGGGCTGA
- a CDS encoding sensor histidine kinase translates to MNPTQLALVALLAGAFVGLLISAVAFLAWRARAQAQEQADGDLPAGARDVLAALDEAALIVDASFTIVATSPSAELFGLFEGETVPGDELRELLRSSRGVPHSETGTLKLRRGVAPAEPRLIVARASSITPRFTLVLVRDITERERLAEMRRDFVANTSHELKTPVGAVTLLAEAIESAADDPEQVRSFASRLSAEAMRLGNLTSRIMSLSRLQSSDELTELRDVAIDEVVTSAIETHAIAAESAGVALVRGGDRGLYVRGDVQVLSEAVGNLIANAIVYSPPASQVGVGIRGTDDTVEIAVTDRGIGIPESEQQRVFERFYRADYARSRRTGGTGLGLAIVKHAVQRHGGEVQLWSRPGRGSTFTIRLPAIAAPDGAATAPRKTRKKIGRALPARPKGDPS, encoded by the coding sequence ATGAATCCGACGCAGCTCGCGCTGGTCGCCCTTCTCGCGGGCGCGTTCGTCGGCCTTCTCATCAGCGCTGTGGCCTTCCTCGCCTGGCGTGCGCGCGCCCAAGCGCAGGAGCAGGCCGACGGCGATCTCCCGGCGGGCGCGCGCGACGTGCTCGCGGCACTCGATGAAGCCGCGCTGATCGTCGACGCGTCGTTCACCATCGTGGCCACGTCTCCCTCCGCCGAGCTGTTCGGGCTCTTCGAGGGCGAGACGGTCCCCGGCGACGAGTTGCGCGAGCTGCTGCGGTCCTCCCGCGGCGTGCCGCACTCCGAGACGGGCACGCTCAAGCTGCGTCGCGGGGTGGCTCCCGCGGAGCCGCGGCTGATCGTCGCGCGCGCGAGCAGCATCACCCCCCGGTTCACGCTGGTGCTCGTGCGCGACATCACCGAGCGGGAGCGGCTCGCGGAGATGCGACGCGACTTCGTGGCGAACACGAGCCACGAGCTGAAGACGCCGGTCGGAGCCGTCACCCTGCTCGCCGAGGCGATCGAGTCGGCGGCCGACGACCCCGAGCAGGTGCGCTCGTTCGCCAGCCGGCTCAGTGCCGAGGCGATGCGGCTCGGGAACCTCACCTCGCGCATCATGAGCCTGTCGCGGCTGCAGTCGTCCGACGAGCTGACCGAACTGCGGGATGTCGCCATCGACGAGGTCGTGACGTCGGCGATCGAGACGCACGCGATCGCTGCCGAGTCGGCGGGCGTCGCGCTCGTGCGGGGCGGCGATCGCGGCCTGTACGTGCGCGGCGACGTGCAGGTGCTGAGCGAAGCGGTCGGCAACCTCATCGCGAACGCCATCGTGTACTCGCCGCCCGCCAGTCAGGTCGGCGTGGGCATCCGGGGCACGGACGACACGGTCGAGATCGCGGTGACCGATCGCGGCATCGGCATCCCCGAGAGCGAGCAGCAGCGTGTCTTCGAGCGCTTCTACCGCGCCGACTATGCCCGCTCGCGGCGCACGGGCGGCACCGGGCTCGGGCTCGCGATCGTCAAGCACGCCGTGCAGCGCCACGGCGGCGAGGTCCAGCTGTGGTCGCGCCCCGGTCGTGGCTCGACGTTCACGATCCGCCTGCCCGCGATCGCCGCCCCCGACGGTGCGGCGACGGCCCCGCGCAAGACCAGAAAGAAGATCGGCCGGGCGCTGCCCGCCCGACCCAAGGGAGACCCATCATGA
- the phoU gene encoding phosphate signaling complex protein PhoU has product MREVFHQSLEDVQTRLVEISELVTVAIEKATRAFGTSDITLAEEVIDADAVIDDKAIAIDELAIEILARQQPVARDLRIVVSALRTSASLERMGDIAEHIAQLTRMRFPERAIPKGLKGTFTKMGEIDVEVARTLTELLRSEDLALVETLRGLDDRLDDLHLSVFEKVLSENWQGEAAATVDATLASRYHERFADHAVTVGKRVAYLATGEWRPDTETINVIVNENGL; this is encoded by the coding sequence ATGCGCGAAGTCTTCCACCAGTCCCTCGAGGACGTCCAGACCCGCCTGGTCGAGATCTCCGAGCTGGTGACCGTCGCGATCGAGAAGGCCACGCGTGCATTCGGCACGAGCGACATCACCCTCGCCGAAGAGGTCATCGACGCGGATGCCGTCATCGACGACAAGGCCATCGCGATCGACGAGCTCGCCATCGAGATCCTCGCGCGTCAGCAGCCGGTCGCCCGCGACCTGCGCATCGTCGTCTCAGCGCTGCGCACGAGCGCGTCGCTGGAGCGCATGGGCGACATCGCCGAGCACATCGCGCAGCTGACGCGCATGCGCTTTCCCGAGCGCGCGATCCCGAAGGGCTTGAAGGGCACCTTCACCAAGATGGGCGAGATCGACGTCGAGGTCGCGCGTACGCTGACCGAGCTGCTGCGCTCCGAGGACCTCGCGCTCGTCGAGACGCTGCGTGGTCTCGACGACCGGCTCGACGACCTCCACCTGAGCGTCTTCGAGAAGGTCCTCAGCGAGAACTGGCAGGGCGAGGCGGCGGCGACCGTCGATGCAACGCTCGCCAGCCGCTACCACGAGCGCTTCGCCGATCACGCAGTGACGGTGGGCAAGCGGGTGGCCTACCTCGCCACGGGCGAATGGCGTCCCGACACCGAAACGATCAACGTCATCGTGAACGAGAACGGTCTCTGA
- a CDS encoding phosphoglyceromutase, producing MSAPYTLILLRHGQSEWNKSNQFTGWVDVRLTDQGKAEAQRGGELLAEAGLLPDVLYTSVLSRAIQTAQIALDAADRLWIPVKRSWRLNERHYGALQGKDKAQTLAEFGNEQFMLWRRSFDVPPPPLADDDQYSQVNDPRYVGIDGEVPRTESLKLVIDRLLPYWESDIAADLRDGKTVLVTAHGNSLRALVKQLEGISDDDIAELNIPTGIPLVYKLDENLKPLGPGEYLDPEAAAAGAAAVANQGKA from the coding sequence ATGAGTGCGCCGTACACGCTGATCCTCCTCCGCCACGGGCAGAGCGAGTGGAACAAGTCCAACCAGTTCACCGGCTGGGTCGATGTCCGACTGACCGACCAGGGCAAGGCCGAGGCCCAGCGCGGCGGTGAGCTGCTCGCCGAGGCCGGCCTGCTGCCCGACGTCCTCTACACGTCCGTCCTCAGCCGTGCCATCCAGACCGCTCAGATCGCGCTCGACGCCGCCGATCGCCTGTGGATCCCGGTCAAGCGGTCGTGGCGCCTGAACGAGCGTCACTACGGAGCGCTGCAGGGCAAGGACAAGGCGCAGACGCTCGCCGAGTTCGGCAACGAGCAGTTCATGCTGTGGCGCCGCTCGTTCGACGTTCCGCCGCCGCCCCTCGCCGACGACGACCAGTACAGCCAGGTCAACGACCCGCGCTACGTCGGCATCGACGGCGAGGTGCCCCGCACCGAATCGCTCAAGCTCGTCATCGACCGTCTGCTGCCGTACTGGGAGTCCGACATCGCCGCCGACCTGCGCGACGGCAAGACCGTGCTCGTCACCGCTCACGGCAACTCGCTCCGCGCTCTCGTCAAGCAGCTCGAGGGCATCAGCGACGACGACATCGCCGAGCTGAACATCCCGACCGGCATCCCGCTGGTCTACAAGCTCGACGAGAACCTGAAGCCGCTCGGGCCGGGCGAGTACCTCGACCCCGAGGCCGCCGCCGCCGGCGCCGCAGCCGTGGCCAATCAGGGCAAGGCGTAA
- a CDS encoding class I SAM-dependent methyltransferase → MAPGHIGQATRGTTNTNRLRRVDRWIARHPVLRRCADPLVIDLGYGASGVTAFELEARLRLARADVEVVGLEIDPERVARAREQLEEVRAGRTSFAPDARVGFERGGFEVPAPGGRRPAIIRAFNVLRQYDEADVADAWTRMTSRLAPDGMLVEGTCDEIGRVSTWIEVGPDAAPRSLTVSLRLSGLDSPAIAAERLPKALIHRNVVGERVHDLLALLDDEWRRAAPASAFGPVQRWRSALGAMADRGFDLGDRSRWRLGEFTVPWSAVAPR, encoded by the coding sequence ATGGCCCCGGGACATATCGGGCAGGCCACCCGTGGAACCACCAACACGAATCGCCTGCGGCGCGTCGATCGCTGGATCGCGCGGCATCCCGTGCTGCGCCGGTGCGCCGATCCCCTCGTGATCGACCTCGGGTACGGGGCGAGCGGCGTGACAGCGTTCGAGCTCGAGGCACGTCTGCGCCTCGCACGAGCCGACGTCGAGGTCGTCGGACTCGAGATCGATCCCGAGCGCGTCGCCCGGGCGCGCGAGCAGCTCGAGGAGGTCCGCGCCGGGCGCACGTCCTTCGCACCGGATGCCCGCGTCGGGTTCGAACGAGGTGGATTCGAGGTGCCCGCGCCGGGCGGGCGCCGACCCGCGATCATCCGCGCCTTCAACGTGTTGCGCCAGTACGACGAGGCGGATGTCGCCGACGCGTGGACGCGGATGACGTCGCGCCTCGCGCCCGACGGGATGCTCGTCGAGGGCACGTGCGACGAGATCGGCCGCGTCAGCACCTGGATCGAGGTGGGACCGGATGCCGCGCCCCGCAGCCTCACCGTCTCACTGCGCCTGTCTGGACTGGACTCGCCCGCCATCGCGGCCGAACGTCTGCCGAAAGCCCTCATCCACCGCAACGTCGTGGGCGAGCGCGTGCACGATCTGCTGGCCCTGCTCGACGACGAGTGGCGCCGGGCCGCGCCGGCATCCGCTTTCGGTCCCGTCCAGCGGTGGCGTTCCGCTCTGGGCGCGATGGCCGACCGCGGATTCGACCTTGGCGACCGCTCACGGTGGCGTTTGGGCGAGTTCACGGTTCCCTGGAGTGCGGTCGCGCCGCGCTGA
- a CDS encoding HEAT repeat domain-containing protein, which produces MTSENTPTAADLLRRALGSADGSERVRSAMAAGTYPRPEYVPVLVEQCAHEPDFTVRETLTWALTRQDRDTTLETVLPELGSASPQARAQALHTLSKIRDPRAWPAITRELLHDDDTAVARTAWRTAAGLAPEAERAALASELAAHFGVGPDDLQQSLSRAFVMLGESGREAIDAAAASAQWNVRLHALATDHLVSYPEDGYEAAVAVARRAAARRDAADWHEG; this is translated from the coding sequence ATGACCAGCGAGAACACGCCGACTGCCGCCGACCTGCTGCGCCGCGCACTGGGATCAGCCGACGGGTCCGAGCGGGTCCGCAGTGCGATGGCTGCCGGAACGTATCCCCGCCCCGAATACGTTCCGGTTCTCGTGGAGCAGTGCGCCCACGAGCCCGACTTCACCGTGCGCGAGACCCTCACCTGGGCGCTGACCCGACAAGACCGCGACACGACCCTCGAGACGGTGCTGCCCGAGCTCGGATCGGCGTCGCCGCAGGCGCGTGCCCAGGCGCTCCACACGCTCTCGAAGATCCGCGACCCGCGGGCCTGGCCCGCGATCACGCGGGAGCTCCTGCACGACGACGACACCGCTGTCGCACGGACCGCGTGGCGCACGGCGGCGGGGCTCGCCCCCGAGGCCGAGCGTGCCGCCCTCGCATCGGAGCTGGCCGCCCACTTCGGAGTCGGCCCGGACGACCTCCAGCAGAGCCTCAGCCGGGCGTTCGTGATGCTCGGTGAATCGGGCCGTGAAGCGATCGACGCTGCAGCGGCGTCGGCGCAATGGAATGTCCGTCTTCACGCGCTCGCGACCGATCACCTCGTCTCCTACCCCGAGGACGGCTACGAGGCCGCCGTCGCCGTGGCCCGCCGCGCTGCCGCTCGGCGCGACGCGGCCGACTGGCACGAAGGCTGA
- a CDS encoding FUSC family protein, which translates to MAPERADEPPAVTAPIATGWRARVRPRRGFERARDSAPAIVQIVVAASAAYAFAHLVLGHPSPLLAATVTISSLGLVRDARPRRVLETVIGMLVGVLVSELIVLAVGSGTWQLALALAATLLTARLLSAQPSFAISAAIQSVIVIAIPGSMPFLRLVDGSVGAVAALLATALLPRRPLREVSRAGRALFSGFEGAAVAVIQALRRGDRVRADRGLEKARALQPLVDDWTTSLDSGLAVARISPFLRRQREELQRQDRMRASLDLATRNLRVIARRVVYALEDRQPRPIAADLLAQISRAADLLGRSIDDIALEPAARESLLAVATRLDPTTLAPGSSLGDQNVITALRPLVVDLLTAAGMPQAEARATMPRI; encoded by the coding sequence GTGGCGCCCGAGCGTGCCGATGAGCCGCCCGCCGTCACCGCGCCCATCGCGACCGGCTGGCGGGCTCGCGTACGCCCACGGCGGGGTTTCGAACGCGCCCGCGACTCGGCTCCGGCCATCGTGCAGATCGTCGTCGCGGCATCCGCGGCCTATGCGTTCGCGCACCTCGTCCTGGGGCACCCATCACCCCTGCTCGCCGCGACCGTGACCATCTCGAGCCTCGGGCTCGTCCGCGACGCCCGGCCGCGGCGCGTGCTCGAGACGGTGATCGGGATGCTGGTCGGTGTGCTGGTGTCGGAGCTCATCGTGCTCGCCGTCGGTTCGGGCACCTGGCAGCTCGCCCTGGCCCTCGCTGCGACGCTGCTCACCGCGAGGCTGCTCTCGGCACAGCCGAGCTTCGCCATTTCGGCCGCGATCCAGTCGGTGATCGTCATCGCGATTCCGGGGAGCATGCCGTTCCTCCGTCTCGTCGACGGCTCGGTGGGCGCGGTCGCCGCCCTGCTCGCGACGGCCCTGTTGCCGCGCCGACCGCTGCGTGAGGTCTCGCGCGCGGGCCGGGCCCTGTTCTCCGGGTTCGAGGGCGCTGCCGTGGCCGTCATCCAAGCACTGCGCCGCGGCGACCGGGTCCGAGCCGACCGGGGGCTCGAGAAGGCGCGGGCGCTACAGCCGCTCGTCGACGATTGGACGACATCGCTCGACTCCGGCCTCGCCGTGGCCCGCATCTCGCCGTTCCTCCGGCGCCAGCGCGAGGAGTTGCAACGTCAGGACCGCATGCGGGCCTCACTCGACCTGGCCACGCGCAACCTCCGGGTCATCGCCCGCCGTGTCGTCTACGCCCTCGAAGACCGCCAACCGCGCCCGATCGCCGCCGACCTGCTCGCCCAGATCTCCCGTGCGGCCGACCTGCTGGGAAGGTCGATCGACGACATCGCGCTCGAACCCGCCGCCCGCGAGTCGCTGCTCGCGGTCGCGACCCGCCTCGACCCGACGACTCTGGCGCCCGGTTCCTCGCTCGGAGACCAGAACGTCATCACCGCGCTGCGTCCGCTCGTGGTCGATCTGCTGACCGCCGCGGGGATGCCGCAGGCCGAGGCCCGCGCGACGATGCCGCGCATCTGA